The Rhododendron vialii isolate Sample 1 chromosome 8a, ASM3025357v1 genome has a window encoding:
- the LOC131297936 gene encoding vacuolar protein sorting-associated protein 29-like isoform X2, with the protein MPSAVKFQEVHDYLKTICPDLHITQGEYDEETRYPETKTLTIGQFKLGVCHGHQVIPWGDLDSLAMLQRQLDVDILVTGHTHQFTAYKHEAGVVINPGSATGAYSSVTCDVNPSFVLMDIDATRVVVYVYELVDGEVKVDKIDFKKTTAMTAH; encoded by the exons GAGGTTCATGACTACTTGAAGACTATTTGTCCTGATCTGCATATTACTCAAGGCGAGTATGACGAGGAGACACGTTACCCAGAGACCAAAACGCTTACAATTGGTCAATTCAAGCTTGGAGTATGCCATGGTCATCAG GTTATCCCATGGGGGGACTTGGACTCACTGGCAATGCTTCAGAGGCAGTTGGATGTTGACATTCTCGTAACTGGTCACACCCATCAGTTCACGGCTTACAAACATGAAGCGGGTGTTGTGATAAATCCAGGGTCAGCAACTGGTGCTTACAGCAGTGTTACTTGTGACGTCAACCCTAGCTTTGTGCTCATGGACATTGATGCAACACGGGTAGTGGTCTATGTTTATGAACTCGTCGATGGAGAAGTGAAGGTCGACAAGATTGACTTCAAGAAGACAACAGCAATGACTGCACATTGA